The Flavobacterium marginilacus genome window below encodes:
- a CDS encoding alkene reductase — protein sequence MSKTIFEPYNLNGLQLRNRIVMAPMTRSRADNEGNAATELIAEYYRQRASAGLIITEGTFISPEAVGYINVPAIYSKEQIEGWKLTTQAVHQEGGSIFAQLWHTGAISHPDLQNGNKPLGPSAVNPNQQVFTFEGFKDTVEAQAMTIADIKRTINDFKQAAINAFEAGFDGVEIHSANGFLLQQFLHKNSNHRTDEYGGSIENRTRIIFEILDELKTVIDLSKAGIRFNPSVHGIMGIEADDETIALYTYIANRLNDYNLAYIHLTEPFTDVSSVSLAIQNVAKHFRGFYKGTIITNVRYTKETANKVIASGDADLAAFGVPFIANPDLVERFKADAVLNAPDSNTFYTSGEKGYTDYPKMTEVSNSI from the coding sequence ATGAGCAAGACAATTTTCGAACCATACAATTTAAATGGGTTACAATTAAGAAATCGTATCGTAATGGCACCTATGACCCGCTCTAGAGCTGATAATGAAGGTAACGCTGCCACAGAACTCATCGCAGAATATTACAGACAGCGAGCATCGGCAGGATTAATCATTACAGAAGGAACTTTCATCAGTCCTGAAGCTGTTGGTTATATTAATGTACCTGCCATTTATTCAAAAGAGCAAATAGAAGGTTGGAAATTAACAACCCAAGCCGTACACCAAGAAGGAGGAAGTATTTTTGCCCAATTATGGCATACAGGAGCTATTTCCCATCCCGATTTGCAAAACGGGAACAAACCACTTGGACCATCGGCTGTTAATCCCAACCAACAGGTATTTACTTTTGAGGGGTTTAAGGATACGGTAGAAGCACAGGCAATGACCATTGCCGATATAAAAAGAACCATAAATGATTTCAAACAAGCAGCAATCAATGCTTTTGAGGCAGGATTTGATGGTGTTGAAATACACAGTGCCAATGGTTTTTTGTTACAGCAATTTTTACATAAAAACTCAAATCACAGGACAGATGAATATGGAGGTTCTATAGAAAACAGAACTCGTATAATTTTTGAAATACTAGACGAATTAAAAACCGTAATTGATCTATCAAAAGCAGGAATACGTTTTAACCCTTCAGTTCACGGAATTATGGGCATTGAAGCTGATGATGAGACTATTGCTTTGTATACCTATATTGCAAACCGATTAAATGACTATAATTTAGCATACATCCATCTTACAGAGCCTTTTACAGATGTATCTAGTGTGAGTTTAGCTATTCAAAACGTAGCAAAACATTTCCGTGGATTTTACAAAGGTACTATCATCACAAATGTTCGCTATACAAAAGAAACTGCCAATAAAGTTATAGCATCTGGCGATGCAGATTTAGCAGCGTTTGGAGTTCCCTTTATTGCGAATCCTGATTTAGTTGAACGTTTTAAGGCCGATGCTGTACTTAATGCACCTGACTCAAACACTTTTTATACTTCCGGAGAAAAGGGGTATACTGATTATCCGAAAATGACTGAAGTTTCTAACTCCATCTAA